In the Nitrospirota bacterium genome, GAACCACATTGAGCGAAGCTCCATGTGAACGTTTGATCCGTTCGACTCTGCCGTCTCCCGTAAAAACAGACACCACCTCAAGCCCCATCCTCTCGTAGTAATCTTGAATGGTCCATGCTTCACCGGCGATATTAAATTCCCCTATGATATTGATGCTCAAAGGGCTGATTCCTTCAGTAGATCCTGTCCCGACAATTTCCGCCATGGCTTCGCATGCAGCTTTGTACCCATCTTTTTTTGTTCCCTTGAACCCTTCCGAATGAACCGGCAATACAGGAATCCCTTTCTCGTCAGACACGCGTTTGCATACTGAATCCACATCATCGCCTATTAATCCCACAATGCAGGTCGCGTAAACAAACGCCGCATTGGGACTATATTTATCAATAAGCCTGACAAGGGATCCGTACAATTTTTTCTCTCCGCCGAAGATGATATCTTTTTCCTTAAGATCTGTGGAAAAACTCATCCGGTGGAGCTGTGGGCCTGATGAAAGCGCTCCTCTTATGTCCCAGGTGTAGGATGCGCACCCGATAGGGCCGTGGATCAGGTGTAAGGCATCGGCGATAGGATACAGCACCACACGCGAGCCGCAAAAAACGCAGGCCCTTTGGCTGACGGAACCGGCAAGGCTCTTTTTTTCGCATGTCATATCAAAGGCCTGTTCGCCTTTGTGATATATCTGCTTTTCCCTTTCTTTTAATATTGCAATTGTCGCCATTTTCCCTCCTTAAAATCATCCACCACTTTCAAAACATTTTCTTGTTTTGGAGGGCAGATGTGCTGAAAAAGCCCTGCCATCGACACCTTACAGCCCTTATGCGTAGCCTGCCAGCTCTTTGCCAAAAGGCACAAAAAGTTAAAAGTGCGGTCACGTGTATCATAATCAAATCCTGTCGATTTGCAGGGGTTTTTCAGCACATCTGCCCTCCATTTTATGCAACGTTTAAAATTACATTACCAGTTCAAACTCTATTTCAGAGGAATCCCTGTCCTGACGGTCCATAAGCGCATCGAGTATCTTTACTAAAAGACGCATTCCACCTTTGTACCCGACTGTTGGAAAATAACTGTGGCCGATTCTGTCTAAAATCGGGAAACCGAACCGGATAAACGGAATATCTTCATCTCTTGAGATGTACTTCACATAAGTGTTTCCGATGAGAAGATCCACAGTATCATTTTTTACCCATTGATGGAACAGCATCATGTCGCCGCCGCTTTTAACGTTTACCTTACACGGCAGGTCCTGTGTTAAGCTCTCAATCCTCTTTGTAAAATTGCTGTCCTTTGTACCGGTAACAATATGTATTGGCAGCATATCAATAGATACCAGAAATTCCGTAAGGGCCTCGAGCTGATCAGGGTCTCCCACCAGGCCGACTTTCTTGTGATAAAAATAGGCCTGCATATCTGTGATTATGTCTAAAAGCTGTCCTCTTTCGATGTTTATAGAGTCGGGAACGTTTACCCCGGCCATCTTTCTTAAGGCATCGATAAACCTGTCGGTCGCCTTAATCCCTATGGGCAGATCGAGTATTTCACATGGCACCTTGCATTTTGTGTCAAGGGCCAGAGCAGCGGGTCCAGACGCCAAACGGCCCAGCCCAATTGTGCCCCGGCTGCTTCCAGTCTTCTTTAGCTCATCTATGGTAACTCCGCCTTTCGGATACATTGTAAATTTGCCGGTCTGGGGCCCGTTAAGCACATTTTCAGTGTCCGGGAACATTATAATCCTGACTCCCAGTTTGCCTGCTATCCTCTTAATTTCCTTCATATCCGAAGGTTCCACCCATCCGGGAATGATATTAATACGGTTTTCTTTATGTGCGTTCGGTATTGCAAAATAATCGACCATAGCCTTTGTCATGTTGGCAAAACCCGTGACATGGGTTCCCACATAACTTGGGGTATTTGCATGTAATACATATTTCCCTTTGGGAATTTTACCGTCGGCCTCAGCTTTTGCAAATATCTGTGGAATATCGTCCCCTATAGTTTCGGATAAACAGGTGGTATGAACAGCTACGACATCCGGCTCGTAAATAGTAAAAATATTGTTTAGCGCCTGCAGCAGATTTGCCTGGCCTCCGAAAACAGAGGCACCTTCCGTAAATGAGCTGGTGGCGGCCATTACAGGCTCCCTGTAGTGTCTGGTCAGGGTGCTCCGGTGATATGCATAACATCCCTGTGAGCCATGGCTGTGTGGAAGGCAGCCGTGAATTCCCAGGGACGCATACAGGGCGCCAATGGGCTGGCAGGTTTTCGCCGGGTTGACGGTCAAAGCCTGACGTTCTGTGATCTCTTTTGGCGTATGTCGTAATAACATATTAAATTCCCTCCGACCTTGGTTAATATCAATTTTAATAAGGATCTCAAAATAGTAAGGACATTCTTGGGGCCGTCATTCCCGCAGTCCTCAGGCGGGAATCCACGTTTTAAAGCCCTGGATGCCCGACTAATAACCTCGGGCATGACGAATAAAGAAAGGCAGTGTGTATGCTCTATTTTGAGACTGTTAATAATTTTTTCCTTTATTCATATGCATACATGGCGGCCAGTTCAGGACTCTTTTCCCACGGTGACTTGATATGCTCCCATACCTTGCTGTTTACCATCCGGTCTATTTCATAATAAAAGTTAATTGCCCCCTGGTAAACGGTATATGGGCCGCCGGAATCATAGTTGTGAAGCTGTTTCAGAGGTATCCCGTGTTTCTGCACCATATACTTTTCCTTGATCCCTGCGCAAAAGATAGCCGGCTTATAGATTTCAATAAGCATTTCAGTTTCATGCTGGCTGATGTCATCAATAACATACGCGCCTTCTTCCATATCGGGCATCATCCCTTCATAGTGCTTTAACATGACACCGTGTCTTTCCCGTGCTTCAAGTTCTTTTTCATTGATCCTTGGCTTGTATTTTTCAGGGTCCTTTTGAACATCGAGCTCTTCTATGTTTCTGCTGTCAGCATCGACTTTAATTTTCGGCAACACGTCTCTTCCCTCATAATCGTCCCTGTGGGCGAACTCATATCCAGCAGCTATCGTTATCATCCCTATTTCGTTAAACAGTTCCTGGTAATGATGAGCGCGAGACCCTCCCACAAACATCATGGCAAGCTTTCCTTCGAGACGCGGTCTGATTTCTGCCTGTGCTTTTTCCACTGCAGGCATCTCCTCGGCAATCACTTCCTCAGCCCTGTCAATAAGTTTCTTGTCACCATAATATTGGGCAATTTTTCTGAGTGAGGTTGAGGTTGCCTGAGCGCCCAGGAAATTGACCTTGATCCAGGGTATCCCGTATTTTTTCTCCATCATGTCAGCCACATAATTGATGGAACGATGGCACATAATCAGGTTCAGGTCGGCAGTATGGGCGTTTGCGAAACGGTTCACGCTCGCGTTGCCGCTGAAGGTGGAAATCAACGTAATTCCGCATTTCTCAAATAATTTTTCTAAAAGGAAGGCATCTCCTCCGATATTGTATTCACCAAGAAGGTTGACCTTGTAATCTCCTTCTCTTACCGTATTATCCTGTCCGATCACGTGAATCAATAACCCGTTGTTGGCTACATGGTGCCCTGCAGACTGGCTGACCCCTTTGTATCCTTCACAACTGAATCCGAAGATATTTATCCCAAGCTTTTCTTTCATCTCCCTGGCCACTGAATGAACATCGTCCCCTATCAAACCGACAGGACATGTAGAGAATATGGCAATCATTTTCGGCTTAAAGATGTCATACGCTTCCTGGATAGCGGCTTTCAGCTTTTTTTCTCCACCAAAAATGATCTCTTTATCTTCCATGTCTGTTGAAAAACAGTAGGTCATAAAATTATGCCCGTCAGGCGAGGTTGAGGGATCGGTCTGGTTCCGCCTTGTTAGCCAGCTGTAAAAACCGCAACCGATCGGGCCGTGGGTAAGGTTTATGATATCCCGAGTAGGCCCCATTACAACCCCTTTACATCCTGCATAGCAGCAGCCTCTCTGTGATATAATGCCGGGAACGGTCCTGGCATTGGCCTGTATTTCAGCGTAGTTTTCATCGTCAACTTTTTTGTTTATAACAATATGCTCTGATCTTTTCCTCGCTACCTTCGGAGGATATTTCAATATAATTTCATTCTTGACCTTATGCGGGTCTATCGCTTTCCAGTTGTCCGGTGTTACTTCTACATCTGTTGTTTCTTTACGTATAGGTTCCATGCTTTATCTCCTGTTTAATCATCAAGTGTTGAATTGCCGCTTTCCCCGGTTCTTACCCTGATGGAATCGGCGATCGGCATTACAAATATTTTTCCGTCTCCGGATTTGCCTGTCTGATTTAACCTGATTATTGCATCAACTGTCTTCTTAACTAATTTGTCAGGGACTACAATAAACAATATTCTTTTAGGGATTAAACGCTGGCTCTGGCCTAATTGCGAGATTGCCTCTTCATAGCCCTGTTCTGCTCCTTTAAGCAGCTTTAAGTCGACCAGACCCTTTCCCCTTCCCAAAGCGTCTCTTGCGGTGATTGATGATATACCGGCTTCAGCAAGAGCTTTTTTCGTTTTATTGATCATATTCATGCGAATAACTGCCATAACCTCCTTCATATCTTCACCTTTTCTGTCTCCCCTGAGGATGTTTCCCTGATCCCGGAACTTATCGTGTAAGACTCTTCCACAGTGGTTATGAAAATTTTCCCATCTCCAAACGCTCCTTTATCGCCTGTTCTTGCCGCTTGCATAATCGTTTTAACAACAAAATCCTTATCACCATCATTTACGACTGTTAGGAGTAACTCCTTTGGGATTTCGTCATAGGTTATCTCGCCGATTTTTATTCCCCGCTGCTTGCCCCTGCCCACAACAGACATCTTGGTTACCGCAGGAAATCCTGCATCCATAAGCGCTGCAAGCACATTGTCCGATTTTTCAGGCCTTACAATTGCTCTGATCATTATCATCTTAATTTTCCTTTCTATAGATTTTTATTTTTAATTAGAGTCTGTGTACAAACTACGTTTGTTCACCGTCATTCCGGCAGTCCTTTGGCCGGAAACAAGTATTTTTAAAAGGTTCTGGATTCCTGCCTCCGCAGGAATGACAAAAAACCTGACTTTATACACGGACACTTATGCCGCTATACCGTAATTTATGAGAAGCTTTTCAAGCTCGTCTATCGCAAGCGGATCTGGTATAACGAACTTCCTGTTTTCTTCCATTTTTTTTGCAAGGGTTCTGTATTCATCTGCCTGGGGGTGCTTGGGATCAAACTCTATCACGGTTTTTCTGTTTATTTCAGCCCTTTGAACCATATTGTCTCTGGGAATGAAATGTATCATATGCGATCCAAGCTTTTCTGCAAAA is a window encoding:
- the nifE gene encoding nitrogenase iron-molybdenum cofactor biosynthesis protein NifE, translated to MATIAILKEREKQIYHKGEQAFDMTCEKKSLAGSVSQRACVFCGSRVVLYPIADALHLIHGPIGCASYTWDIRGALSSGPQLHRMSFSTDLKEKDIIFGGEKKLYGSLVRLIDKYSPNAAFVYATCIVGLIGDDVDSVCKRVSDEKGIPVLPVHSEGFKGTKKDGYKAACEAMAEIVGTGSTEGISPLSINIIGEFNIAGEAWTIQDYYERMGLEVVSVFTGDGRVERIKRSHGASLNVVQCSGSMTYLAEIMNKRYGIPYIRVSYFGIEDMSKALYDVAEHFEDHPSIMEKAQNIVREEIENIQPELKRYKKALSGKKAAVYVGGAFKVFSMIKALRSVGMDVVLAGSQTGNRDDYKLLREMCDDGTVIVDDANPLELSKYCIEKGADLFIGGVKERPIAYKLGIGFCDHNHERKLSLAGYSGMLNFAREVYSSVKSPVWKFAPGKKFS
- a CDS encoding nitrogenase component 1 → MLLRHTPKEITERQALTVNPAKTCQPIGALYASLGIHGCLPHSHGSQGCYAYHRSTLTRHYREPVMAATSSFTEGASVFGGQANLLQALNNIFTIYEPDVVAVHTTCLSETIGDDIPQIFAKAEADGKIPKGKYVLHANTPSYVGTHVTGFANMTKAMVDYFAIPNAHKENRINIIPGWVEPSDMKEIKRIAGKLGVRIIMFPDTENVLNGPQTGKFTMYPKGGVTIDELKKTGSSRGTIGLGRLASGPAALALDTKCKVPCEILDLPIGIKATDRFIDALRKMAGVNVPDSINIERGQLLDIITDMQAYFYHKKVGLVGDPDQLEALTEFLVSIDMLPIHIVTGTKDSNFTKRIESLTQDLPCKVNVKSGGDMMLFHQWVKNDTVDLLIGNTYVKYISRDEDIPFIRFGFPILDRIGHSYFPTVGYKGGMRLLVKILDALMDRQDRDSSEIEFELVM
- a CDS encoding nitrogenase component I subunit alpha, whose protein sequence is MEPIRKETTDVEVTPDNWKAIDPHKVKNEIILKYPPKVARKRSEHIVINKKVDDENYAEIQANARTVPGIISQRGCCYAGCKGVVMGPTRDIINLTHGPIGCGFYSWLTRRNQTDPSTSPDGHNFMTYCFSTDMEDKEIIFGGEKKLKAAIQEAYDIFKPKMIAIFSTCPVGLIGDDVHSVAREMKEKLGINIFGFSCEGYKGVSQSAGHHVANNGLLIHVIGQDNTVREGDYKVNLLGEYNIGGDAFLLEKLFEKCGITLISTFSGNASVNRFANAHTADLNLIMCHRSINYVADMMEKKYGIPWIKVNFLGAQATSTSLRKIAQYYGDKKLIDRAEEVIAEEMPAVEKAQAEIRPRLEGKLAMMFVGGSRAHHYQELFNEIGMITIAAGYEFAHRDDYEGRDVLPKIKVDADSRNIEELDVQKDPEKYKPRINEKELEARERHGVMLKHYEGMMPDMEEGAYVIDDISQHETEMLIEIYKPAIFCAGIKEKYMVQKHGIPLKQLHNYDSGGPYTVYQGAINFYYEIDRMVNSKVWEHIKSPWEKSPELAAMYAYE
- a CDS encoding P-II family nitrogen regulator, yielding MKEVMAVIRMNMINKTKKALAEAGISSITARDALGRGKGLVDLKLLKGAEQGYEEAISQLGQSQRLIPKRILFIVVPDKLVKKTVDAIIRLNQTGKSGDGKIFVMPIADSIRVRTGESGNSTLDD
- a CDS encoding P-II family nitrogen regulator — encoded protein: MIMIRAIVRPEKSDNVLAALMDAGFPAVTKMSVVGRGKQRGIKIGEITYDEIPKELLLTVVNDGDKDFVVKTIMQAARTGDKGAFGDGKIFITTVEESYTISSGIRETSSGETEKVKI